Proteins co-encoded in one Deltaproteobacteria bacterium genomic window:
- a CDS encoding CCA tRNA nucleotidyltransferase — protein sequence MADSLRRSLRNRPGLRTLLTAVSKAVREAGGKVYLAGGYPRDLMEGKEAGDADLLVTGLGLRRLGALLRSLPAREAGIRGVVSAGRHFPVHRIALERERGYVDVSAGRTVPAQAERGAVPRGVADPEAYADASRRDFTINSLLFPVSPGRAARDGKLLDFFGGADDLRRKRIRCVGDPEDRFREDPVRMLRAVRAKNERRGFSIDPATAREIRRLGPTLLPGLPMDRVSAELVRTLSADPAGSVERSAALSRFRSCSRTCSPTSRNLRRGKRCVASGSPRSEACRRCCPRWISCATRNGADTRWRKPRRFSRAPKIPGPLRPCIDR from the coding sequence ATGGCCGACTCCCTCCGGCGTTCCCTCCGGAACCGCCCCGGTCTTCGGACGCTGCTTACGGCCGTATCGAAGGCGGTCCGGGAGGCCGGCGGGAAGGTCTACCTCGCGGGCGGCTACCCGCGCGACCTGATGGAGGGGAAGGAGGCCGGGGACGCGGACCTCCTGGTCACCGGGCTCGGCCTCCGTCGGCTGGGGGCGCTTCTGCGGTCGCTCCCCGCTCGCGAAGCGGGCATCCGCGGCGTCGTGTCGGCGGGCCGGCATTTCCCGGTGCACCGGATCGCGCTGGAGCGGGAGAGAGGGTACGTCGACGTCTCCGCGGGCAGGACCGTCCCGGCGCAGGCGGAACGCGGGGCCGTCCCCCGGGGAGTCGCGGATCCGGAGGCGTACGCCGACGCGTCCCGCCGGGATTTCACGATCAACAGCCTTCTCTTTCCCGTTTCTCCCGGACGCGCGGCGCGGGACGGGAAACTGCTCGATTTCTTCGGCGGAGCGGACGACCTGCGCCGGAAGCGGATCCGATGCGTCGGGGATCCGGAGGACCGGTTCCGCGAAGACCCGGTGCGCATGCTGCGGGCGGTGCGCGCGAAGAACGAACGAAGGGGATTCTCGATCGATCCGGCGACGGCGCGGGAGATCCGCCGCCTGGGGCCGACGCTGCTGCCCGGGCTACCGATGGACAGGGTTTCCGCCGAACTGGTCCGGACTCTCTCCGCGGACCCCGCCGGGTCGGTGGAGCGATCGGCCGCCCTCTCCCGATTCCGGTCCTGCTCGCGAACCTGTTCGCCGACCTCCCGGAACCTCCGCCGAGGGAAGCGTTGCGTCGCCTCCGGCTCCCCGCGGTCCGAAGCGTGTCGGCGATGCTGTCCGCGCTGGATATCTTGCGCCACCCGGAACGGTGCCGATACCCGCTGGCGGAAACCGAGGCGGTTCTCGCGCGCGCCGAAGATTCCCGGGCCCTTGCGGCCTTGTATCGATCGGTGA
- a CDS encoding FecR domain-containing protein, with product MKRAVRILSAIVVFVLSFAFPAGAEDREGDDAGIPAYSVARLKVLAGSVGVRLADEGEWQEFPSNAPLPPRSRISVPEGSEAELQFHGSQFVLLTSGTDLELRDAQEGKSTFRLRAGEIRFDLPDDDFAPVTVRIPGGGRTHFPGPGRFWLTVTDVDETRLVVRRGAATVTQDGDDFRLREGEVATIGGDVTIDRYRGGGADYTASSPPPESARHGDVPPTVASELSDYGEWVTVPTYGYVWRPRVAAGWSPYVYGRWVWISPYGWTWVSNEPWGWYPYRCGYWLSDPVFGWFWTPYNSFVSVNFFFGSFRHFHHNVFFHSARVRFVPEGRDVRWVPLRPGERFRRAEFRPGDSRLARWNRPLEPGRVFTRAGDNRREWRDWAAVRAERQTAVRQAIQANPRPDNRGIRPERTMGRPAVVERGRTGGSTAPVVRTPPSRTMERPVRVPRDRSVTQGKADRERNVGRGGVAPREGRTLTRPPESAPREGGTPSRTPEAVPRVQSRTPADAGERAREERAPAVRAPSGGDAGRDLRGERGIGGGRGGGGERGGGGDRGGGGGRGDFGGGGRGEGGRSR from the coding sequence ATGAAACGCGCTGTCCGTATCCTGTCGGCGATCGTCGTTTTCGTCCTGTCGTTCGCGTTTCCCGCCGGTGCGGAAGACCGCGAGGGGGATGACGCGGGAATCCCCGCCTACTCCGTCGCCCGCCTGAAGGTTCTGGCCGGGTCGGTGGGGGTCCGCCTGGCGGACGAGGGGGAGTGGCAGGAGTTCCCGAGCAACGCGCCGCTTCCGCCCCGGAGCCGGATCAGCGTGCCGGAAGGCTCCGAGGCGGAGCTGCAGTTCCACGGCTCACAGTTCGTCCTGTTGACGTCGGGAACCGACCTCGAGCTGCGGGACGCCCAGGAGGGGAAATCCACCTTCCGCCTGCGGGCCGGAGAGATCCGGTTCGACCTCCCCGATGACGATTTCGCGCCGGTGACCGTCCGGATTCCGGGCGGCGGTCGCACCCACTTTCCCGGGCCGGGCAGGTTCTGGCTGACCGTCACCGACGTCGACGAGACCCGCCTGGTCGTCCGCCGGGGAGCGGCGACGGTCACGCAGGACGGAGACGATTTCCGGCTGCGGGAGGGGGAGGTTGCGACGATCGGCGGCGACGTCACGATCGACCGGTATCGCGGCGGAGGCGCGGATTACACGGCTTCCTCCCCGCCTCCGGAATCGGCGCGGCACGGCGACGTCCCGCCGACGGTGGCGAGCGAACTTTCCGATTACGGAGAGTGGGTCACCGTCCCGACGTACGGGTACGTGTGGCGTCCGAGGGTCGCGGCGGGGTGGTCCCCGTACGTGTACGGCCGCTGGGTCTGGATCTCGCCGTACGGGTGGACGTGGGTATCGAACGAGCCGTGGGGCTGGTACCCGTATCGGTGCGGGTACTGGCTTTCCGATCCCGTTTTCGGATGGTTCTGGACTCCGTACAACTCGTTCGTGTCGGTCAATTTCTTCTTCGGGTCGTTCCGCCATTTCCACCACAACGTGTTCTTCCACTCCGCGAGGGTCCGGTTCGTCCCGGAAGGGCGGGATGTCCGCTGGGTCCCGTTGCGCCCGGGGGAGAGGTTCCGCCGCGCGGAGTTCCGCCCCGGAGATTCCCGGCTCGCCCGATGGAACCGTCCGCTGGAACCGGGGAGGGTGTTCACGCGGGCGGGCGACAATCGCCGCGAGTGGCGCGACTGGGCGGCGGTCCGGGCGGAGCGCCAGACCGCGGTTCGGCAGGCGATACAGGCGAACCCGAGGCCCGATAACCGGGGGATCCGTCCCGAGCGGACCATGGGGCGACCCGCCGTCGTGGAGCGCGGGCGGACGGGAGGATCGACCGCGCCCGTCGTGAGGACGCCGCCGTCGCGAACCATGGAACGGCCGGTCCGCGTACCGCGGGACCGGTCGGTCACGCAAGGGAAGGCGGACCGCGAGCGGAATGTCGGCCGCGGCGGCGTGGCGCCGCGCGAGGGACGGACGCTGACCCGTCCGCCCGAGAGCGCGCCGCGCGAAGGGGGCACGCCGTCCCGTACGCCCGAGGCCGTTCCCCGGGTGCAGTCCCGCACTCCCGCCGACGCCGGTGAGCGCGCGCGTGAGGAACGGGCTCCGGCCGTCCGCGCTCCGAGCGGCGGGGACGCGGGCAGGGATCTCCGCGGCGAGCGGGGCATCGGCGGCGGTCGCGGCGGAGGAGGCGAACGCGGCGGCGGAGGCGATCGGGGCGGAGGCGGCGGCCGAGGTGATTTCGGCGGCGGCGGGCGCGGCGAGGGCGGACGGTCCCGCTGA
- a CDS encoding O-acetyl-ADP-ribose deacetylase has product MEKTVSGRVIELVLGDITRQEVDAIVNAANPSLLGGGGVDGAIHKAGGPEILAECRVLRAARGDCPVGEAVLTGGGRLHARHVIHAVGPVWQGGEHGEAALLASCYRNALRIAATLGLHTVAFPSISTGIYGYPPEMAAPVALGAVASFLSTEAVAPYRVRFVLYDPVTYATYQGALEVL; this is encoded by the coding sequence ATGGAAAAAACCGTCTCCGGCAGAGTGATCGAACTCGTCCTGGGCGACATCACGCGACAGGAGGTCGACGCGATCGTGAACGCCGCGAACCCGTCCCTCCTCGGCGGCGGCGGAGTCGACGGGGCCATCCACAAGGCCGGCGGGCCGGAGATCCTCGCGGAGTGCCGGGTCCTGCGGGCCGCCCGCGGCGACTGCCCGGTGGGCGAGGCGGTCCTGACCGGAGGCGGCAGACTCCACGCCCGCCACGTGATCCACGCCGTCGGTCCGGTGTGGCAGGGGGGGGAGCACGGCGAAGCCGCGTTGCTCGCCTCCTGCTACCGGAACGCCCTCCGGATCGCCGCGACCCTCGGTCTCCACACCGTGGCGTTCCCGTCGATCAGCACGGGGATCTACGGGTACCCGCCGGAGATGGCGGCCCCGGTGGCGCTTGGAGCCGTCGCGTCGTTCCTGTCCACCGAAGCCGTCGCCCCGTACCGCGTCCGGTTCGTCCTGTACGATCCGGTCACCTACGCGACGTACCAGGGCGCGCTCGAGGTCCTTTAG